The Anabaena sp. PCC 7108 region TTTATCTGGGTAACTTCCAAGTATGGAAAATTTTCTAATTCCATTTCTAACTGTAATTAATGTATTGACAATCTATTTTATTTTACACCTAATTCCTCGCATATCGAATTAAGTGAAAATTTTTATGATCAAGCTATTTGGTAAATTGCAGGTCGATATTTAGGTTCAGGAATTGGTTTACCTTCTAATTTGGCTGCTTGCTTCTAACCATGCTACTTTTCCTTTTAAGGCTTCGCATAATGCTTCTTCTTATGTTAAACCAAATGCAGAACAGTATTTTAAATCAGGAATATCGGCTATATAACCATCATCTTCTTGACTGTAGAAGGTATTAATATGATAGCGTGTCATGCTTTATCTAATCTCTTCACAACTCAAAACTACTCAACCCAGTTTTCTAATGACAGCGTAGAAATGCGGGAAAACTCTCTCACATTGTTAGTAACCAGGGTAACTCCTAAACTCAAAGCATGAGCAGCAATTAGCATATCCATTGCACCAATAACGATTCCTTGACTTTCTAAATTACTTCTGATTTCACCATAAATTGTTGCAGATGCTTGATTGAATTCCACAATCTGTAGAGGTAGGAGAAATTGCAGTAACGCATTACGATTTTTTTCTTGTTGTTGACTTTTAGCTACTCCATATTCAAGTTCAGCAACTGTAATAGAAGAGATTCCGATATCTGAAATTTGCAAACTTTGAAATTTATCCAGCACCTTTTGAGGCTTTTGTTTGATAATGTAAATACAAATATTGGTATCTAGTAGATATCGCATTTAAAAATTCTCTCTGCTATCAATATGCGGTTGTTCTCTGGTAATCATAAAGTCATCAGAGAAGTTATCTAAACTATCAATTAGAGATTGCCAGGGGTTATCTTTGGCAATGAGAACAATAGCATTACCAATCTTTTTTATATAAACTTCAGTGCCTGTGAGTTGAAAGTCATCTGGCAAAATTACGACTTGGTGAATGCCGTCAGTGCTGAGTTTGGCAGTGTTCATAGTGTTGATATCCTTGCCTTTTAATTTCTAAACTACTTGCTTTGTAAATCACTTATTATTGTGCCATAAATCAAAAAAAGAAGTGAATTTACACAATTATAACATTTAAATATGATACAATATTACTAATATCACAATAATTAACTCCCTGTTGATATTATGCAAACACAAACCCGGTACTATACCCCAGAAGAATATCTAGAACTAGAAGAAAAAGCAGAATATAAAAATGAATACCGCGACGGAGACATTGTACTCATGACTGGAGGAACAACAAATCATAATAAAATTGCAGGTAACTTTTATGCTGATCTGAAATTTGCTTTAAAAAAGAAAAATTATGATGTTTATATTGGTGATGTGCGGTTGTGGATACCGCGTTATCGTCAATATACATACCCTGATGTGATGGTGATTCAAGGTGAACCTATTTACACGGGAGCAAATACAACTACTGTGATGAATCCGTTATTAATTGCTGAAGTTTCATCTAAATCAACTAGTAATTATGACCAAAGTGATAAATTTCTTTATTATCGCTCAATACCTGAATTTAAAGAATATATTTTAATCAATCAATATCAATATCATGTCATGCAGTATGTAAAAACAGATGATGGTAAATGGATATTCACGGAGTATGAATCTGAATCGGATATTTTAAAACTGCAAACAGTTGATTTTCAAATTGATTTTAATGATTTGTATGAGCAGGTGAATTTTAAACAAAGCATTGAGGAATAATTAACTAGTAAAAGGTTAATCAATGTTGCTATGTCATTAACTGTTTGCAAATTAACACTTTTTTCTAATTTTTAGGATGATAAATTTTTATACCCTAAAAGACAGAGATTTGAACTTTTACAAGATTACGAAAAAACCTAAACGTGTCGTAGGGGTTTAGCAATCCTAAACCCCTACTTTATGGAATCAAAGGATTTAGCATTTTTGACAAAGTTAATTTTTGAAAAGCTTTGAGTAGAACAATTAATAAAATCAGGTTAGAATAATTAAAAATCAATGGGAGATAGTAGTTTTTAGTGAATAAACCTCAAATCCCCAATTTACCACTACCAGCACCGCTTGTAGGTTCAGATGCTAGCTCTTTTACTGAGTATACAGTTACTCAACGGATGCCAGATATTGCTCGTCGTGTGATTATAGAAAATAAATTCCCCACAGAAATAAATCAAAGCTTGGAAAAACTAGCAGCAGAACTACCAAGCGGATATTTACAACCTTTAGTAAATGACACGGGTGCAGATTTTTCCGACTGGGAGAAATATCTAAAACCTTATAAAAATCAACGTTGGGTAGATATTCCTTGGTTCGTTGCAGAAACTTATTTTTATCGTCTGATTCTGAATATTACTAATTACTTCAAACCTGGAGAATGGCAAGGTGTTGATCCATTTGAATTACAGAAAATTCAAGGTTTAGAAACATCAATTGACTCGATTATTTCTTTGTGTACTCAATTGCAGCAATGGTTAAATGAGTCGCAACAAGAAAATCAACCTAGCAAATCTTCGTTAATTGCTTTGTTGTATTTTTCATTGTGGGGAAATCGGGTTGACTTAAGTTTATGGTCAGCTTTTGAAGATGACAGGAGTCGTTTTAATATTCAGACTCAATTAAATAATATCTTAGTAGATGATACCTTTGCGGTTACTAAGTTATTAACCAAATCACAGAATAACTGCATTGATTTGGTTATTGATAATGCCGGGTTTGAGTTGATTTGTGATTTATGTTTGGTGGATTTTCTCTTAGGTAGTGGATTTGCAAATCAGGTTTATCTTCACTTAAAACCCCATCCAACTTTTGTATCTGATGCGATGATCAAAGATGTGCATTATACGAAAGATTTTTTATTGCAAAGTAGCAATATTCAAGTTCAATCATTGGGACAGAGATTAACAGAAAATCTAGCTTCAGGTAAATTAGTTTTAACTGAAGATTATTTTTGGACTTCACCATTACCATTTTGGGAAATACCAAAAATGCTCAAAAATGAATTAGGAAAATCTAACTTAATAATTGTCAAAGGTGATGCTAATTATCGGCGTTTATTAGGCGATCGCTATTGGGATTTTACCACAAATTTTGCAGATATAGTTTCTTACTTACCTGCACCACTTGTCGCTTTACGTACTTTAAAATCAGAAGTAGCCGCAGGTTTAAAAACCGAAGTTTTAGAGGAATTAAAAACAGTTGACCCTAATTGGTTGACAAATGGACAATGGGGGGTAATTCAATTAGTAGACTAATACTAAATTCTGTCTCCTAAATTCTGACATTAAATCGTCATCGGTGACTCAACATAAAGCGTTGGTTCTTGCATGGTGAATTCTATCCCGTAAGTCAGCAACTTTTTAGAAATATGTTCATTAGCTAATTCTAATAATCGCTTGCGGAAGTCAATCGAATTTTCATGAGAACCTAAAATAAAGAAACTCACCCTAGCGCGAACTCCTGGTTGATTTTCTTGGGGAAACAAATTAATTTTTGTACTGTTGGGATCAATACCAAATAAAGTAATTGTACTTTCCTTAATCACTTTCTCTAGTAATGCTTCTTCCTGTTTTTCTAGGATGCGAGAAAAATCAAGATAAAGCAAAACCATTAACTTTTTACCCCTAGTGACATTTTCAATATCAACTTTTGCCATGACTGAATTAGGAACAATTACCAAGGTGCTTTTAGCAGCAATTCTCAACTTTGTGGAACGTAAACCAATTGATTCCACACGAGCGAATAATATACCTTGGGAACTTAAACTGATGCGGATGTATTCTCCAGCTACAAAAGGACGATCTAAATATAAAACAACTGTACCAAAAATTTGTTCCAGAGTGCTTTGTGCCGCAAAAGCAACAGCTATACCACCAATTCCTAAACCTGCAATTAAACCTATTAAATTCACATTCTGACTTTGAGCAAATGCTAAAGCGGCAATGAAACCAATAACAACATTAGTAACAGTTTCAACAACTAACAATAATTCATCAACTTCTAAACCTACTTTACGAATTAAATCAATTCCGTAGACCCGCAAAATCTGACGAAATAAGCGAGATACTAAAGCTGCAAAACTGCTAATTAATGCTAAATCTAGAAAAAATTTCAGGAATAAATAAAAACCTGTATATTGTTGCAGTAAATTCCAAGATACAGAGACAAGAACTAAAGTCCCTGTAACTTTCAAAAGATTTTCTAAGGGATCAATTAAACTTTCATAAATCTTGACTATTGGTTGGGGTGTAAATTTATGAATGATTAATGTTAACAACCCAGGAGTATATTTACCAACCACTAAAGATAGAAGAAAAAAGAAACAAAAAATTCCTAAATTTATTCCTAATGATATCAGAAATTTGCGCGTTTCTTCATCAATTGGCAACCAATTTTGAATATCAACTAAAATCTGCATTGTAATTATTCACTTAACTTATTGACTGAATCTATTTATATTGTGATTGGTGCATCAATATTAACTGGTTCATCTGCAATATCAAAATTAATCCCAAATCCTTGAAGTTGCATAGTAATATTTTGTTTAGCTAGGTCTAGCAATTGATGACGCATATCCATACCTACTTCACCAGTACCGAGAATAAAAAAGCTAATTTGTGCCTGGGTAGTATGAGTTTTTTCATCTAAAAATATATCTTTGAAATTTACTTCAGTATTGCGGGAATCTAGTCCAAATAAATCACTGGTACTTTCTAAGATAACTTGACGAATCAAAGCCTTTTCGTTTTCGTTAATTGTTTGATGGAATTTTAAATAAATTAAGGAAACTACTTTTCTTCCTCCGGTGAAGTTTTCAATATTTAATTGAATTAGTGAATCATTGGGAACTATGGTGACAGTTCCTTTACCAGAATTTCTAATTTTCGTAGAACGTAACCCGATTGATTCTACTCTACCAAATGTCCCATCAGGTAAACCAATATAGTCATCAACTACAAAAGGTCTATCAATATAAATGACAATTCCACCTAATAACTGTTGTAAAGTTTGTTTAGCTGCAAAAGCTAAAGCTACTCCACCAATTCCTAAACTTGTCACTAAACCCAAGAGATTGATTTGATGAGTTTGAGCGAAAATGCAGAAGATAATGATAAAAATTAGACCTTTGGCGATAAAATTAGATACTACTAATATTTCACCATTCATTTTCTGCTTAATTGCCGACTCTAGTAAATAATAATTAAAGCATTTATCAAACAACCGATAGGTTAACACACCAACAATAATGGCTATGGATAAACCCAGGGGAATTTCTATATATTTAAGCCAAGTTTGTTGGAGAATAATTAATAAGAAGATATCAATCACCATTAACAAACAAACAAATATTAACCATTTTCGGTAAGGTGTAATAATTTGCTCATAAATTTTCTGTAATTGAGGAGATAAAAACTGAGTAATGATTGATTCATTCATTTTTATGCAAACAGATACAATAAATTAAGAAGCCACAAGAATATTTTACAACTATGCAAAGTTTGCCTAAGTTGCTTTTGAATAATGTCATCTCTTATGACACTATAGATCATTAACCATAACTTTGACTCAAACGAGTCTACTTCATAGCATGATTGGGATACTTACTTATTCCCAAAAGATAAAGCTTACAAACTTGTTCGTAGTTTCTGCGAATATCGGTATTATACCAAATGGATGATAGTAATTTGGTTTTCTCGATTAAAAAAACAATTAAATATCTCAAAATCATACTAAAGGTATAGGTAAAAATCCTAATCGACCAGATAACAGCATTATTTTAAATTAAAGTTAAATTAAAGATAAATACAAAGTAGCTTATACCAACTTCATGTGAGGCTACATAGGATCATGCAATTTATTTATGCAATTTATTAATTCATCTCTCTTTATCTGCGTTTATTTGCGTTTATCTGCGGTCAATTATTCTTAAAATGCTATCATATGCAGCTTCATCTTAATTTAGTATAAGTAATATTACTAATATGAGATATAATATTTAATGATAAACATTAATTAATTCGTTAGAATCAGCTTAAAAGTTAGCTAATTTCAGCTATGAAATTGATTTCTGAACCATCGGTTTCTGTAAAAATTCAAAAGATGAAACAACGGGTGTGCTGGCAGCATCCTAGCATTTTGCAACGAGGAATTGACCAAACGTCCATGATTTTAGATGATGGCAGGGAGGAAAATCCAGATTTTTCGTTTATGGTAATTGGAGATAGTGGAACTAAATCTCATTATGGTTTTCATCCTCAACGTCAAGTTGCCCAAATGATGTTAAATCATATTCATGATAGCAGGTTTATTTTACATACTGGTGATGTAATTTATGTTGTAGGTTCTCGTGAATATTATCCAGCCAATTTTATTGAACCTTATCGGGAATTTATTGTAGGTGGTGAAAACCCCAAAAATATTGCTTATGACCAAATGATTTTTAAGTTACCAATTTTGCCAGTTTTAGGTAATCATGATTATTATGATGTACCTTGGTTCTATCGTTTAATTACTGGTTCGACCTTGCCTTTGCGTCGGATGTTGCGTTACAAAGATATTGAAATTGGTTGGCATGGTTCAAACCAAGGAGATGCTTATACAAGGGCTTTTATTGATTACTTAGCTGCTATTTCTCCAGCAGAATTAGAACATCATTTAGATGAACATTACACTGCTAAAAGTGATGTAGGTCGATGTTTGCGTTACCAACCGGGAAAATTTACCCGCTTACCTAATCGGTATTATACATTTCATTATGGCGGAATTGATTTTTTTGCCCTCGATTCTAATACTTTTAATACACCAGAACCTTTACCAGAAAACCAAGCTGGAGATATTTTCCGTCGCGAATTGTTGCAGCGTCGTCAAGAATTAGAACGAGAAGAATGGGAAATTTTAGGAGAGTGTGATCAATTAGACTCTGAAAATCCCGCAGAGTCCGAGCAACTTGCAGATTTAGGTGCTAAATTAGACCAACTC contains the following coding sequences:
- a CDS encoding type II toxin-antitoxin system HicB family antitoxin produces the protein MTRYHINTFYSQEDDGYIADIPDLKYCSAFGLT
- a CDS encoding type II toxin-antitoxin system VapC family toxin, with amino-acid sequence MRYLLDTNICIYIIKQKPQKVLDKFQSLQISDIGISSITVAELEYGVAKSQQQEKNRNALLQFLLPLQIVEFNQASATIYGEIRSNLESQGIVIGAMDMLIAAHALSLGVTLVTNNVREFSRISTLSLENWVE
- a CDS encoding antitoxin — its product is MNTAKLSTDGIHQVVILPDDFQLTGTEVYIKKIGNAIVLIAKDNPWQSLIDSLDNFSDDFMITREQPHIDSRENF
- a CDS encoding Uma2 family endonuclease, which translates into the protein MQTQTRYYTPEEYLELEEKAEYKNEYRDGDIVLMTGGTTNHNKIAGNFYADLKFALKKKNYDVYIGDVRLWIPRYRQYTYPDVMVIQGEPIYTGANTTTVMNPLLIAEVSSKSTSNYDQSDKFLYYRSIPEFKEYILINQYQYHVMQYVKTDDGKWIFTEYESESDILKLQTVDFQIDFNDLYEQVNFKQSIEE
- a CDS encoding damage-control phosphatase ARMT1 family protein; this translates as MNKPQIPNLPLPAPLVGSDASSFTEYTVTQRMPDIARRVIIENKFPTEINQSLEKLAAELPSGYLQPLVNDTGADFSDWEKYLKPYKNQRWVDIPWFVAETYFYRLILNITNYFKPGEWQGVDPFELQKIQGLETSIDSIISLCTQLQQWLNESQQENQPSKSSLIALLYFSLWGNRVDLSLWSAFEDDRSRFNIQTQLNNILVDDTFAVTKLLTKSQNNCIDLVIDNAGFELICDLCLVDFLLGSGFANQVYLHLKPHPTFVSDAMIKDVHYTKDFLLQSSNIQVQSLGQRLTENLASGKLVLTEDYFWTSPLPFWEIPKMLKNELGKSNLIIVKGDANYRRLLGDRYWDFTTNFADIVSYLPAPLVALRTLKSEVAAGLKTEVLEELKTVDPNWLTNGQWGVIQLVD
- a CDS encoding mechanosensitive ion channel family protein — its product is MQILVDIQNWLPIDEETRKFLISLGINLGIFCFFFLLSLVVGKYTPGLLTLIIHKFTPQPIVKIYESLIDPLENLLKVTGTLVLVSVSWNLLQQYTGFYLFLKFFLDLALISSFAALVSRLFRQILRVYGIDLIRKVGLEVDELLLVVETVTNVVIGFIAALAFAQSQNVNLIGLIAGLGIGGIAVAFAAQSTLEQIFGTVVLYLDRPFVAGEYIRISLSSQGILFARVESIGLRSTKLRIAAKSTLVIVPNSVMAKVDIENVTRGKKLMVLLYLDFSRILEKQEEALLEKVIKESTITLFGIDPNSTKINLFPQENQPGVRARVSFFILGSHENSIDFRKRLLELANEHISKKLLTYGIEFTMQEPTLYVESPMTI
- a CDS encoding mechanosensitive ion channel family protein, producing the protein MNESIITQFLSPQLQKIYEQIITPYRKWLIFVCLLMVIDIFLLIILQQTWLKYIEIPLGLSIAIIVGVLTYRLFDKCFNYYLLESAIKQKMNGEILVVSNFIAKGLIFIIIFCIFAQTHQINLLGLVTSLGIGGVALAFAAKQTLQQLLGGIVIYIDRPFVVDDYIGLPDGTFGRVESIGLRSTKIRNSGKGTVTIVPNDSLIQLNIENFTGGRKVVSLIYLKFHQTINENEKALIRQVILESTSDLFGLDSRNTEVNFKDIFLDEKTHTTQAQISFFILGTGEVGMDMRHQLLDLAKQNITMQLQGFGINFDIADEPVNIDAPITI
- a CDS encoding metallophosphoesterase is translated as MKLISEPSVSVKIQKMKQRVCWQHPSILQRGIDQTSMILDDGREENPDFSFMVIGDSGTKSHYGFHPQRQVAQMMLNHIHDSRFILHTGDVIYVVGSREYYPANFIEPYREFIVGGENPKNIAYDQMIFKLPILPVLGNHDYYDVPWFYRLITGSTLPLRRMLRYKDIEIGWHGSNQGDAYTRAFIDYLAAISPAELEHHLDEHYTAKSDVGRCLRYQPGKFTRLPNRYYTFHYGGIDFFALDSNTFNTPEPLPENQAGDIFRRELLQRRQELEREEWEILGECDQLDSENPAESEQLADLGAKLDQLNEVKIDIEKQLETHTLDDVDFEQLEWLRSRLIESWQNSEVRGRVIFFHHPPYVTEATKWHQGQTLAVRHRLRGVFEQVAASLGNINQGRPLVDVICSGHAHCLEHLRTVNTGYADSHINYIVCGGSGRRPRRQRQEGTELMEAFLTTDNSNFTQKVADSLLYVGRSGYGSQRKKPYSCVRVDVKAGFPAKFIVTPLVTELIEGKWCDRSLEPIVI